In Bombus affinis isolate iyBomAffi1 chromosome 11, iyBomAffi1.2, whole genome shotgun sequence, one genomic interval encodes:
- the LOC126922007 gene encoding very low-density lipoprotein receptor-like isoform X8, producing the protein MGRSCRLLVLSPLYLLTIFGFLAAADAFSTDNDTCRSDEFTCANKRCIQRTWVCDSDDDCGDGSDEEDCKPVTCGPSEFACSKNYCITSRWRCDGDFDCPDKIDEVGCKYSNGERPSHCNKDEDFDCDDDFTCIHKSWVCDGERDCPNGADELPKRCHNVTCRPDQFQCGDHRNCISGHLYCNGKAECVDGSDERNCTGKTTVCDPSTQFECSEGSCIPLSSVCNKNRDCIGWEDENEELCGVNECSKNNGGCSQICIDLPIGFRCDCNAGYRLIDNRTCDDIDECLEPGSCSQFCLNEKSSFKCSCAPGYLKDPRNHTRCKAAEGHASLLFTRRHDIRKVALDRLEMTNIVKDTKMAAALDFVFRTGMIFWSDSSEKKIYKAPIDEGNERTVVIDDGLTTSDGLAVDWIYSHIYWTDSKKSTIELANFEGNMRKTLIRDRVQEPRAIALNPLEGWMFWTDWSDEARIEKAGMDGSHRTVIVDNDVQWPNGLTLDLIGKKIYWVDAKLNIIGSCNYDGSGVRTVLYSPEVLRHPFSITTFEDYVYWTDWDKEAIFKANKFTGQSVEAVTSLRTLKYPMVVHVYHPYRQPDGMNQCQAVNGHCSHLCLPAPRINSKSPLLSCACPDGLKLLPDGLMCVEKVSTTVAPTTQEISKPFKRLEPLNVTTTVHSTHSTDGDGKGGLASESTDPGLVAGIVIGVASLGLLLLALVAVLCYRHYLHRNVTSMNFDNPVYRKTTEDQFSLEKNRFPLPTATVGEEAQEPLTSPGTNDYV; encoded by the exons ACGACACTTGTCGATCTGACGAGTTTACGTGCGCAAACAAGCGATGTATCCAGAGAACGTGGGTGTGCGACAGCGACGACGATTGTGGAGACGGCAGCGACGAGGAAGATTGCAAACCGGTCACCTGTGGTCCGTCAGAATTCGCCTGCTCCAAGAATTATTGCATAACGTCTCGATGGAGATGCGACGGTGATTTCGATTGCCCAGATAAAATCGACGAAGTTGGATGTAAG TATTCGAACGGCGAACGACCAAGCCACTGCAACAAGGACGAAGACTTCGACTGTGACGACGATTTCACGTGCATACACAAAAGCTGGGTGTGCGACGGTGAAAGAGACTGCCCCAACGGGGCCGACGAGTTGCCAAAACGGTGTCACAACGTTACATGCAGGCCGGATCAATTCCAATGCGGGGatcatcgtaattgtatatcag gCCACTTGTATTGCAACGGTAAAGCAGAATGCGTAGATGGCAGCGACGAGAGAAATTGCACGGGCAAAACCACCGTTTGTGATCCGTCGACGCAATTCGAATGTAGCGAGGGCTCGTGTATCCCTCTTTCCAGCGTGTGCAACAAAAACCGTGATTGTATCGGTTGGGAGGACGAGAACGAAGAACTTTGTGGCGTGAACGAGTGTTCCAAGAACAACGGTggatgttcgcaaatttgcatcGATCTGCCGATCGGCTTCCGGTGTGATTGTAACGCGGGATACAGGCTCATTGACAATAGGACTTGCGATG ATATAGACGAGTGCTTGGAACCAGGCAGCTGTTCCCAGTTCTGTTTGAACGAAAAGAGCAGTTTCAAGTGCAGCTGTGCCCCGGGTTACCTTAAAGATCCCAGGAACCATACTCGTTGCAAGGCGGCAGAAGGTCACGCCAGCCTGCTCTTTACCAGAAGGCACGATATAAGAAAAGTGGCATTGGATCGTTTGGAGATGACGAATATAGTGAAAGACACGAAAATGGCCGCGGCCTTGGATTTCGTTTTTCGCACCGGTATGATCTTCTGGAGCGACAGCAGCGAAAAGAAGATCTATAA AGCTCCGATAGACGAAGGCAACGAGCGTACAGTTGTAATTGACGATGGTTTAACAACATCGGATGGACTTGCCGTTGATTGGATATATAGTCATATTTATTGGACCGATTCCAAGAAGAGTACCATAGAACTGGCTAATTTCGAGGGTAATATGAGGAAGACGTTGATTCGAGATCGGGTACAAGAACCTAGAGCGATAGCTTTGAACCCACTGGAGGGGTGGATGTTTTGGACCGATTGGAGCGACGAAGCCCGCATAGAGAAAGCGGGAATGGATGGATCTCATCGAACG GTGATAGTCGACAATGACGTACAGTGGCCAAATGGGTTGACTCTGGATTTAATTGGCAAGAAAATATACTGGGTAGACGCAAAGTTAAATATAATTGGATCGTGTAATTACGATGGTTCAGGTGTACGAACGGTTCTCTATTCTCCGGAAGTATTGAGGCATCCCTTCAGTATTACGACGTTCGAAGACTACGTTTATTGGACCGACTGGGACAAGGAGGCGATATTTAAAGCAAATAAATTTACTGGTCAATCGGTCGAAGCTGTTACATCTCTTCGAACTCTGAAATATCCAATGGTCGTTCACGTATATCATCCGTACAGACAACCAGACGGAATGAATCAATGTCAGGCTGTGAATGGTCATTGCAGTCATTTGTGTTTACCAGCACCAAGAATTAATTCGAAATCGCCTCTTCTTAGTTGCGCTTGTCCGGACGGCCTAAAATTGTTACCTGACGGTTTGATGTGCGTGGAAAAAG TAAGTACAACTGTAGCACCTACAACGCAAGAAATTAGTAAACCATTCAAGAGACTCGAACCTCTCAACGTAACCACGACTGTCC ATTCAACGCATTCAACAGATGGAGATGGCAAAGGTGGTCTAGCGTCTGAATCCACAGACCCTGGTTTAGTCGCTGGGATAGTGATAGGCGTGGCGTCCTTAGGGCTGTTACTCCTCGCATTAGTAGCAGTATTATGCTATAGGCATTACCTTCATCGTAATGTAACGAGTATGAACTTTGATAATCCTGTGTATAGGAAAACCACAGAAGATCAATTTAGTCTCGAAAAGAATAGGTTTCCACTCCCCACTGCTACGGTTGGAGAAGAG GCTCAGGAACCTTTAACGAGTCCTGGAACTAATGATTACGTTTAA